One segment of Panicum virgatum strain AP13 chromosome 3K, P.virgatum_v5, whole genome shotgun sequence DNA contains the following:
- the LOC120696678 gene encoding uncharacterized protein LOC120696678, translating into MSVDVDPGRRAPAPAALATTAARDADADFLWELRKYVLLQATLAASVTYSAGLSPPGGFWDDNDGGRLAGDPVLQVTYARRYTLFFYFNATAFIASIITVNLLLVHSLSRRRWWLRALQAAMILDQLGLMGAYAAGSCRDVAMSAYIVALVAMVSSYVCAHVLLFTLCALRRRAAAGEDAKPDPKEAHEAVERSRKYLLIFATLVATVTYQAGLSTPGGFLSDSQDSHHLAGDPMLHGHHHDRFMGFFYFNTTAFVASLVVIMLLMSRTVARHGFQSCALWVCTGAALIGLTGAFSVGSSRSVKTSIYVIALVAAILLYIGLQVLVFLCKPVENWVHRVQEKLQELLKLDRTEPQQDHRVRAVYDPQTLNADQILQKSRMYLLLLGILAANVTYQAGLKPPGGFWEANAADGSLHHYLAGDPVLHITYPRRYLAFFYCNATAFVASLVILILLLSNIFSTQGIKYCALQVAMILDLLGLIGAYAAGSCRQVSKSVYISVLVVPVFLYVGIHVLVFMLEVFPNHATWREMVKAKLGQFVPNWLKKLFELQDGEEDGDLEWKLEKSRKLLLLLAILAASLTYQAGMSPPGGFWQVNKTGHVVGNPVLSDNYPRRYLAFFYCNATAFVASLAIIMLLVNRKLSARGIQSHALRVCVILDLIGLMGAFAAGSSRKVSTSIYVLVLVFAVLVCIALQVVLVVSESVQHLVQMLLSFFGILEEESRDILPHRATNGGARDLWGEKLPKYLLLLAALAAAATYEAAMNPPGGLWDDGQTAHTAGDPVLRSSYPRRYKAFFYCNATSFMASLVIMVLLLIKRVCRAKPAILALHTAMILNLFGLMGAYAAGSCRRVRTSAYILALVIGVSAYIVVLLIVSIGVAKWLESVMDKLVERMIWCFSPEDL; encoded by the coding sequence atgtcagttgacgttgaccccggccggcgagctccggcgccggccgctCTTGCCACCACGGCGGCCagggacgccgacgccgacttCCTCTGGGAGCTGCGCAAGTACGTGCTGCTGCAGGCCACGCTTGCGGCAAGCGTCACCTACTCGGCGGGGCTGAGCCCGCCGGGAGGCTTCTGGGACGACAACGACGGCGggcgcctcgccggcgaccccgtGCTCCAGGTCACCTACGCCCGCCGCTACACGCTTTTCTTCTACTTCAACGCCACCGCCTTCATCGCCTCCATCATCACCGTCAACCTCCTCCTCGTGCACTCgctgagccgccgccgctggtggctCCGGGCGCTCCAGGCCGCCATGATTCTCGACCAGCTGGGCCTCATGGGGGCCTACGCCGCCGGCAGCTGCAGGGACGTCGCCATGTCCGCCTACATCGTCGCCCTTGTGGCCATGGTCTCGTCCTACGTCTGCGCCCATGTCCTGCTCTTCACCTTGTGCGCCCTGAgaaggcgcgccgccgccggcgaggacgccAAGCCTGATCCTAAAGAAGCACACGAAGCGGTGGAGCGCTCGCGCAAGTACCTACTCATCTTCGCGACTCTTGTTGCGACGGTGACGTACCAGGCTGGGCTGAGCACGCCGGGCGGGTTCCTGTCGGACAGCCAGGACAGTcaccacctcgccggcgaccccaTGCTCCACGGCCACCATCACGACCGCTTCATGGGCTTCTTCTACTTCAACACCACGGCGTTCGTGGCGTCCCTGGTCGTGATCATGCTCCTCATGAGCAGGACCGTGGCGCGCCACGGCTTCCAGTCGTGCGCGCTCTGGGTGTGCACGGGCGCCGCTCTGATCGGCCTCACCGGCGCCTTCTCCGTTGGGAGCAGCAGAAGCGTCAAGACCTCCATCTACGTCATTGCGTTGGTGGCTGCTATTCTGCTCTACATCGGTCTTCAGGTTCTGGTGTTCCTGTGCAAGCCTGTGGAGAATTGGGTCCACCGTGTCCAAGAAAAACTGCAAGAATTGCTGAAATTGGACCGAACTGAGCCACAGCAAGATCACCGGGTTCGTGCAGTATATGATCCGCAAACCCTGAATGCAGATCAGATTCTTCAGAAGTCCCGCATGTACCTGCTTCTGCTCGGGATTCTTGCGGCGAATGTGACGTACCAAGCAGGACTGAAGCCGCCGGGTGGCTTTTGGGAAGCAAATGCTGCCGATGGCAGTCTGCATCACTACCTAGCAGGTGACCCAGTCCTTCACATCACATATCCCCGGAGATATCTGGCTTTCTTCTACTGCAATGCAACAGCCTTTGTCGCGTCGCTGGTTATTCTCATCCTACTCCTCAGCAACATATTCAGCACCCAGGGAATCAAGTACTGCGCGCTGCAGGTTGCCATGATCCTGGACCTTCTTGGACTGATTGGTGCGTATGCTGCTGGAAGCTGCAGGCAAGTGTCCAAATCCGTGTACATCTCGGTGCTTGTTGTTCCAGTGTTCCTCTACGTCGGCATCCATGTTCTGGTGTTCATGTTAGAAGTGTTCCCAAATCATGCGACCTGGAGGGAAATGGTGAAGGCGAAACTGGGGCAGTTTGTGCCCAATTGGCTCAAGAAGTTGTTTGAGCTGCAGGACGGGGAGGAAGATGGGGACCTGGAATGGAAATTAGAGAAGAGCCGGAAGCTTCTGCTGCTCCTTGCCATTCTTGCAGCAAGCCTCACCTACCAGGCAGGCATGAGTCCCCCGGGTGGCTTCTGGCAAGTGAACAAGACAGGCCATGTCGTGGGCAACCCAGTGCTCAGCGACAACTACCCCCGCCGCTACCTGGCTTTCTTTTACTGCAACGCAACTGCCTTCGTTGCGTCTCTGGCCATCATCATGCTGCTGGTGAACAGAAAGCTTTCAGCAAGAGGAATACAGTCCCACGCGCTCAGGGTGTGCGTGATCCTTGACCTGATTGGGCTCATGGGTGCGTTCGCCGCTGGGAGCTCCAGGAAGGTATCGACATCCATCTATGTCTTGGTCCTGGTCTTTGCAGTTCTAGTCTGCATCGCGCTTCAAGTTGTTCTAGTTGTATCAGAGTCAGTTCAGCATCTTGTGCAGATGCTTCTATCCTTTTTCGGCATACTGGAAGAAGAATCCAGAGACATATTGCCTCATAGGGCCACCAATGGAGGGGCGCGAGATCTCTGGGGTGAGAAGTTGCCcaaatacttgctgctgctcgCTGCACTCGCAGCTGCTGCCACTTACGAAGCCGCCATGAACCCTCCCGGTGGCCTCTGGGATGATGGCCAGACTGCCCACACAGCCGGTGACCCGGTCCTTCGGAGCAGCTATCCACGTCGCTACAAGGCTTTCTTCTACTGCAATGCGACTTCCTTCATGGCGTCTCTGGTGATTATGGTCTTGCTCCTGATCAAGCGAGTTTGCAGAGCAAAACCGGCCATCTTGGCACTGCACACTGCCATGATACTGAACTTATTTGGCCTGATGGGTGCGTATGCTGCTGGGAGCTGTAGGAGAGTGAGAACCTCTGCATACATCTTGGCATTAGTGATCGGGGTTTCTGCATACATTGTTGTTCTTCTTATTGTGTCCATAGGTGTCGCAAAATGGTTGGAAAGCGTCATGGACAAGCTAGTGGAACGAATGATCTGGTGCTTCTCTCCAGAAGATTTGTGA